Proteins found in one Megalobrama amblycephala isolate DHTTF-2021 linkage group LG5, ASM1881202v1, whole genome shotgun sequence genomic segment:
- the LOC125269164 gene encoding leucine-rich repeat and fibronectin type-III domain-containing protein 2: protein MAKVLCSLLLLGSAVMMTTACPKYCVCQNLSESLGTLCPSKGLLFVPPDIDRRTVELRLGGNYIIKITQQDFTNMTGLVDLTLSRNTISFIQPFSFVDLETLRSLHLDSNRLTELGPDVLRGLVNLQHLILNNNQLTHISKEAFDDLLLTLEDLDLSYNNLRGVPWDAIRKMLNLHQLSLDHNLISHIAEGTFTDLEKLARLDLTSNRLQKLPPDPIFARSQSNTVLSTPFAPILSLSFGGNPLHCNCEILWLRRLEREDDMETCASPPSLKGRYFWYVREEEFVCEPPLITQHTHKLLVLEGQTASLRCKAVGDPMPLIHWVAPDDRLISNSSRATVYENGTLDIMVTTSKDYGTFTCIAANAAGESTASIELSIIQLPHLSNGTNRTSQPKSRLSDITSSTKTGKGETKVQPEQVVSVSEVTAVSALIKWVVSKVAPKVKMYQLQYNCSEDDVLIYRMIPAISKSFLVNNLMPGMQYDLCVLAIWEDTATTLTATNIVGCVQFETRDEYPRCQSLHSQFLGGTMILVIGGVIVATLLVFIVILMVRYKVNSGLQVAKLVTVSNTYSQTNGRTQAAQRLNNGAPTPQTPKTVVVMRDEVVEFKCGSLQSSISSSSSSSADSLGSEKVESFNRHGDSNTLPNRWKQSSTKARPNLDNLLGAFASLDLRVPARDPGGPSSSGTMAMAMRPPTDKEPLLGRGDSKLGKLVMLPSENKPKRSHSFDMGDFGASQCLSYPRRISNIWTKRSLSVNGMLLQCDESEGEGEKATFDSSEWVMESTV, encoded by the exons ATGGCCAAAGTGCTCTGCAGCCTCCTCCTCCTGGGAAGCGCAGTGATGATGACCACCGCCTGCCCTAAATATTGTGTCTGTCAGAACCTCTCAGAGTCCTTGGGCACATTGTGCCCGTCCAAAGGTCTGCTGTTTGTGCCCCCTGACATTGACAGAAGAACCGTGGAATTACGTCTGGGAGGAAACTACATCATCAAAATTACCCAGCAGGACTTCACCAACATGACGGGCCTTGTGGACCTCACACTGTCACGAAACACCATCAGCTTCATCCAGCCCTTCTCCTTTGTAGATCTTGAAACCCTGCGTTCGCTGCACCTGGACAGTAACCGGTTGACAGAGCTTGGCCCAGATGTCCTGCGAGGCTTGGTGAACTTGCAACACCTTATCCTAAACAACAACCAGCTGACTCATATCTCCAAAGAAGCTTtcgatgatctgctgctcaccTTGGAGGACCTAGATCTCTCCTACAACAACCTGCGGGGTGTTCCCTGGGATGCCATTCGCAAAATGCTCAACCTACACCAACTAAGCCTGGACCACAACCTCATCAGCCACATTGCTGAGGGCACTTTTACCGATCTTGAAAAGCTGGCAAGGCTGGATCTTACATCAAACCGTCTCCAGAAGCTTCCGCCAGATCCTATCTTCGCTCGGTCACAGAGCAACACCGTTCTTAGTACACCATTTGCCCCGATCCTGTCTCTAAGCTTCGGTGGGAATCCTCTTCACTGTAACTGTGAGATTCTGTGGTTGCGGCGTCTAGAGCGGGAAGACGACATGGAAACATGCGCCTCCCCACCGAGTCTGAAAGGTCGCTACTTCTGGTATGTTCGAGAGGAAGAGTTTGTCTGCGAACCACCGTTAATTACCCAGCATACCCATAAGCTTTTGGTCCTGGAGGGACAGACGGCCAGTTTACGCTGCAAGGCTGTGGGTGACCCTATGCCTCTCATACACTGGGTTGCTCCAGATGACCGACTAATCAGTAACTCATCCAGGGCTACGGTCTATGAAAATGGTACTTTAGACATTATGGTCACCACCTCTAAGGATTATGGGACATTTACTTGCATTGCTGCAAACGCAGCAGGAGAATCAACAGCCTCAATTGAGCTCTCTATTATCCAGCTTCCCCACCTTAGCAATGGAACTAACCGCACATCTCAGCCAAAGTCCAGACTATCTGACATCACTAGCTCCACTAAAACCGGTAAAGGGGAGACCAAAGTCCAACCAGAACAGGTAGTGTCAGTGTCAGAGGTCACTGCAGTCTCTGCTCTGATCAAGTGGGTGGTTAGCAAAGTGGCACCCAAAGTCAAAATGTACCAGCTCCAATACAACTGTTCAGAGGATGATGTCCTGATTTATAG GATGATTCCGGCGATCAGCAAATCCTTCTTGGTCAACAACCTGATGCCAGGGATGCAGTATGACCTGTGCGTGTTGGCCATCTGGGAAGACACCGCCACCACACTCACCGCGACTAACATAGTTGGCTGTGTGCAATTTGAGACACGTGACGAGTACCCCCGCTGCCAGTCGCTGCACAGTCAGTTTCTAGGAGGAACCATGATCTTGGTGATTGGCGGAGTAATCGTGGCCACTTTGTTGGTCTTTATCGTCATTCTTATGGTCCGCTATAAAGTGAACAGTGGTTTGCAGGTTGCAAAGTTAGTGACAGTGAGCAACACCTACTCCCAGACCAATGGGAGAACGCAGGCCGCACAGCGGCTTAACAACGGCGCTCCTACGCCACAGACTCCAAAGACTGTAGTGGTGATGCGAGATGAAGTGGTGGAGTTTAAGTGTGGGTCCTTGCAGAGTAGCATCTCATCCTCTTCATCCTCCTCGGCTGACTCTCTTGGAAGCGAGAAAGTCGAGTCCTTTAACCGACACGGGGATTCTAACACCTTGCCCAACCGATGGAAGCAGTCGTCAACCAAGGCACGGCCAAACCTGGATAACCTACTTGGGGCATTCGCCTCGCTGGACCTGAGGGTTCCCGCAAGAGATCCAGGAGGACCATCTTCCTCAGGAACCATGGCGATGGCCATGAGACCCCCCACTGACAAGGAGCCTCTTCTAGGCAGAGGAGATTCCAAGCTTGGAAAGCTTGTAATGTTGCCATCAGAGAACAAGCCCAAGCGCAGCCACTCATTCGACATGGGCGACTTTGGTGCTTCGCAGTGCCTTAGCTACCCACGACGCATTAGCAACATTTGGACTAAGAGGAGTCTCTCGGTCAACGGCATGCTCCTGCAGTGTGACGAGAGTGAGGGGGAAGGTGAGAAAGCAACATTTGATAGCTCTGAGTGGGTTATGGAGAGTACAGTCTGA